GAAAGCTGTCATATGAAAGTGGACATTTTCTTTTTCACTGTAAAAAAGTAGTATCTCCTCTCCAAAAGTTTCTATCACTATTAATATGATGAGAGATTAATGCTCTTCAGAACACGAGCTGGATTTCCGCCAACGACCGTGTTCATCGGCACATCTTTCGTCACAATGGCACCAGAAGCAATAACCGCATTATTGCCAATAGTCACACCTGGGTTTATAATAGCCCGTCCGCCAATCCAGACGTTGTCACCAATAGAAACTGGTTTTCCATATTCCAAGCCTGATCGCCGTTCAATCGAATCAAGCGGGTGTGTGGCTGTGTAAATATGGACACCTGGTGCAAGCATACAGTTATCTCCAATCGTCACGGGACATACATCCAAAATTAAGCAGTCAAAATTAGCATAGAAATTGGTACCAACGTGGATGTTATAGCCGTAATCACAGCGGAAAGTAGACTCAACCTTTATGTCGCCACCTGTTGAACCAAATAGCTTTTTTATTATCATTGTCCGAGTCTCATATTCTATTTCAGGCGTATCGTTAAATTCGCGTATCAACTGGCGGGCCAAGGCTCGCTCCTTTACAAGCTTAGGATCTTCAGGATGATAGAGATCTCCCTTGATCATTTTTTCCTTTTCTGTCATTTAGCTTACCTCCAACCATCAAGATGAATGTCCAACTGCTAAATCCCTTACAAGTTTACATCACTATGTATGGTAAACTAAAGGCATATTTTTTATAAAAAGGGGTGATAACGTGTGATAAC
The DNA window shown above is from Salipaludibacillus agaradhaerens and carries:
- a CDS encoding maltose acetyltransferase domain-containing protein, with product MTEKEKMIKGDLYHPEDPKLVKERALARQLIREFNDTPEIEYETRTMIIKKLFGSTGGDIKVESTFRCDYGYNIHVGTNFYANFDCLILDVCPVTIGDNCMLAPGVHIYTATHPLDSIERRSGLEYGKPVSIGDNVWIGGRAIINPGVTIGNNAVIASGAIVTKDVPMNTVVGGNPARVLKSINLSSY